A genomic region of Pseudomonas abietaniphila contains the following coding sequences:
- a CDS encoding GNAT family N-acyltransferase — translation MTTSTLPLDFPVPTRRTNQVYIASTEPDLAKVQAIWEEVYKEELGWLDETNTDPRNDRFHASSVYLLATGSEGEPVGVMRMVIDSAQGLPVENFIDITPLRHAAQGSLVECARLMVPARYRDQKFAAYPHGVFAALVKAALHHCLKEKNYNVLANCFLDTRTTPIKALVQMGFKDLNIRFRDELKEASECTVLHLDIKDMLSIFYGQENGLGNYIMMRNAG, via the coding sequence ATGACCACATCAACGCTGCCACTTGATTTCCCGGTGCCGACGCGGCGCACCAATCAGGTCTATATCGCCAGCACCGAACCGGACCTGGCCAAGGTCCAGGCGATCTGGGAGGAAGTCTACAAAGAAGAACTGGGCTGGCTGGATGAAACCAACACCGACCCACGCAACGATCGCTTTCACGCCTCGTCGGTGTACCTGCTGGCCACCGGCAGCGAAGGCGAACCGGTCGGCGTCATGCGCATGGTGATCGACAGTGCGCAGGGCTTGCCGGTGGAGAATTTCATCGACATCACGCCACTGCGCCACGCCGCGCAAGGGTCGCTGGTGGAGTGCGCGAGACTGATGGTCCCTGCGCGCTACCGCGATCAGAAGTTTGCCGCCTATCCCCACGGCGTCTTTGCCGCGCTGGTGAAAGCCGCCCTGCATCACTGCCTCAAGGAGAAGAACTACAACGTGCTCGCCAACTGCTTCCTCGACACCCGAACCACGCCCATCAAGGCGCTGGTGCAGATGGGCTTCAAGGACCTGAATATCCGCTTTCGCGATGAGCTCAAAGAGGCCTCCGAATGCACGGTCCTGCACCTGGACATCAAAGACATGCTGTCGATCTTTTATGGCCAGGAAAACGGGTTGGGCAACTACATCATGATGCGCAATGCAGGCTGA
- a CDS encoding MFS transporter: MNATTRLHETRDIGLFLTGSGLWFICVGIQSIFLPWVLISVLHASPFQFGVAQMCLMLPVLALVIYGGYLADRHPLRRLLTRLYLIAAMVALLFAAWCFQGSLSYSMVLMYSLLFGVLSAFCAPAREAWLNVLGQRQLQKIVTINIGIEFGIQVMGYALGGLVSWLGVSVMFLLLAVLFLTASVSVARISTTTLAKPQSDLLTETREAFRFSVKHPVIFPVLLLNGLIGVFFLGSYFVVMPLHLSQLTDYDASLLATANIVFMVGLIASIATLVLAGGVQNKPRMLIVSCVLASLVLVVMPYVFNRWLLLTLLSGWGFLGGIALSMGQTLIQENAPARNKAQVLALLMLFFMGGNPVGSFLLGTLLEYWEATSVGVITATVMILAIAVISYTYKLWGSHYDHINAAT; the protein is encoded by the coding sequence TTGAACGCGACAACCCGCCTTCACGAAACCCGCGACATCGGTCTGTTCCTGACAGGATCGGGCCTGTGGTTCATCTGCGTGGGCATTCAGAGCATCTTCCTGCCCTGGGTGCTGATCAGCGTTCTTCATGCCTCGCCCTTTCAATTCGGCGTGGCGCAGATGTGCCTGATGCTCCCGGTGCTGGCGCTGGTGATTTACGGCGGCTACCTGGCGGACCGGCATCCGCTGCGTCGCCTGCTGACGCGCCTCTACCTGATCGCCGCGATGGTCGCGTTGCTATTCGCGGCCTGGTGCTTTCAAGGTTCGCTGAGCTATTCAATGGTGCTGATGTACTCGCTGCTGTTCGGCGTACTTTCCGCCTTCTGCGCACCGGCCCGGGAAGCCTGGCTCAACGTGCTCGGCCAGCGGCAGTTGCAGAAAATCGTCACGATCAATATCGGCATCGAGTTCGGCATTCAGGTGATGGGTTATGCCCTTGGCGGACTGGTGTCGTGGCTCGGCGTCAGCGTGATGTTCCTGCTGCTGGCGGTGCTGTTTCTGACCGCTTCCGTTTCAGTGGCACGGATCTCCACGACCACCTTGGCCAAGCCGCAGTCGGACCTGCTGACCGAAACCCGCGAGGCCTTTCGCTTCTCGGTGAAACACCCGGTGATCTTTCCGGTGCTGTTGCTCAACGGGCTGATCGGGGTGTTTTTCCTGGGTTCGTACTTCGTCGTCATGCCGCTGCACCTGTCTCAACTGACAGACTACGACGCCTCTTTGCTGGCGACCGCGAACATCGTGTTCATGGTCGGACTGATCGCATCCATCGCCACGCTGGTGCTCGCCGGCGGCGTGCAGAACAAGCCACGCATGCTGATCGTGAGCTGCGTTTTGGCCTCGCTTGTCCTGGTCGTCATGCCCTACGTGTTCAACCGCTGGCTGCTGCTCACGCTGCTGTCTGGATGGGGGTTTCTGGGCGGCATCGCGCTGAGCATGGGCCAGACCCTGATTCAGGAAAACGCCCCCGCGCGCAACAAGGCGCAAGTGCTGGCGCTGCTGATGCTGTTCTTCATGGGCGGCAACCCGGTCGGATCGTTTCTGCTGGGCACGCTGCTCGAGTACTGGGAAGCCACTTCGGTGGGCGTCATCACCGCGACGGTCATGATCCTGGCCATCGCCGTCATCTCGTATACCTACAAACTCTGGGGTTCGCACTATGACCACATCAACGCTGCCACTTGA
- a CDS encoding ThiF family adenylyltransferase, which translates to MLKKARIVTLEGVLNQKIYDERVSRSGCFLGNTVLEQVANQAKLSNAVVGVAGAGGIGGAVALGLARLGVRHIKIADPDSFEISNINRQFGASVNTVGRNKALVVAEEVHKLAGDVTIEVFPEGIQKHTADAFVENCDLVLDQMDFYSIGERYALHRAYRKSEKCKGMLASSVVGWGANIYKFEKDGLTLEDFYGIPEDVQMTPDLVDKLVKLQASYQPRFPSIPDIYGWMQDTGNVPILSIAPTASHYLILCRSTLMLCDLEGAPYSTPLPAMPKYYWFDGSTFDNGIYEFNGEWANPDEHQKHFNVA; encoded by the coding sequence ATGCTGAAGAAAGCACGCATCGTGACGCTGGAAGGCGTCCTCAACCAAAAAATCTACGACGAACGGGTGTCCCGCAGCGGCTGCTTCCTGGGCAACACCGTGCTTGAGCAGGTCGCCAATCAGGCCAAGCTGTCCAATGCGGTGGTCGGCGTGGCAGGCGCAGGCGGCATTGGCGGCGCCGTTGCGCTGGGGCTGGCCCGACTGGGCGTGCGCCATATCAAGATCGCCGACCCGGATTCTTTCGAGATCAGCAACATCAACCGCCAGTTCGGCGCCTCCGTGAACACCGTCGGCCGTAACAAGGCTTTGGTGGTGGCCGAGGAAGTCCACAAGCTGGCCGGCGACGTGACCATCGAAGTGTTTCCGGAAGGCATCCAGAAACACACCGCCGACGCGTTCGTGGAGAACTGCGACCTGGTGCTCGACCAGATGGATTTCTACAGCATCGGCGAACGGTATGCCCTGCACCGCGCCTACCGCAAATCGGAGAAGTGCAAAGGCATGCTCGCGTCGTCGGTGGTCGGCTGGGGCGCGAACATCTACAAGTTCGAAAAGGACGGTTTGACCCTGGAGGACTTCTACGGGATTCCCGAAGACGTGCAGATGACTCCCGACCTCGTCGACAAGCTGGTGAAGCTGCAGGCGTCCTATCAGCCACGTTTCCCGAGCATCCCGGACATCTACGGCTGGATGCAGGACACCGGCAACGTGCCGATCCTGTCCATCGCACCCACCGCCTCCCACTACCTGATCCTCTGCCGCTCGACCCTGATGCTCTGCGACCTGGAAGGCGCGCCTTACAGCACACCGCTGCCCGCCATGCCCAAGTACTACTGGTTCGACGGCTCGACCTTCGACAACGGGATCTACGAGTTCAACGGCGAGTGGGCCAACCCGGACGAACACCAGAAGCACTTCAACGTTGCCTGA
- a CDS encoding alpha/beta hydrolase, which yields MKRTATALLLSLACTLTFAAQVEPVKTSTSVATESSKLHTFKLPDSPINIALWEDKARGPNRAMIKESQVVLFVHGATISGKLSAGYPIDGYSWSGDVANSGRDAWVVDLPGYGRSDDYPEMRKPDAGTTKDPVGNAKSLVPVLDATVDYILKQSGARKLTIIATSRGAIPVGYYVTAHPEKLDKVVFNSPIVRRDGIDPAVIKSLFGNADRPSLNFYEIPMDKRLAMLTDDRPQGTDVQLEDDFIKHWPSDSLSERGTRQGTIKVPGGFAQDIYDAWHGTYWDPAKVTVPVLITRGDYDHVLTPREDTDWLYSHLTNAPSKRSVLIDKGTHAMLFEKKRFELYREVQVFLDGPYTPLALTCNFCGGRN from the coding sequence ATGAAACGGACTGCAACCGCTTTATTGCTTTCACTCGCCTGTACATTGACCTTTGCCGCACAAGTAGAACCCGTTAAAACATCCACTTCAGTCGCTACCGAAAGTTCGAAACTTCATACATTCAAACTGCCGGACTCGCCGATTAATATCGCGCTATGGGAAGACAAAGCCCGTGGCCCGAATCGCGCAATGATCAAAGAATCCCAAGTGGTTTTATTTGTTCACGGCGCCACGATTTCCGGCAAGTTGTCCGCCGGTTATCCCATAGATGGTTATTCCTGGTCTGGCGATGTTGCCAACTCCGGGCGCGACGCCTGGGTGGTGGATCTGCCCGGTTATGGCCGCTCCGACGACTACCCCGAGATGCGTAAGCCGGACGCCGGCACCACTAAGGATCCGGTGGGCAATGCCAAGAGCCTGGTGCCCGTGCTGGACGCCACGGTCGACTACATCCTCAAGCAGAGCGGCGCCCGGAAACTTACGATCATCGCCACCTCCCGAGGCGCGATTCCCGTGGGCTATTACGTCACGGCACACCCGGAAAAGCTGGACAAAGTGGTCTTCAACTCGCCCATCGTGCGCCGCGACGGCATCGACCCGGCGGTCATCAAAAGCCTGTTCGGCAATGCTGACCGACCCAGCCTGAACTTCTATGAAATCCCCATGGACAAGCGCCTCGCCATGCTCACAGACGATCGCCCGCAAGGCACCGACGTGCAGCTGGAAGACGACTTCATCAAGCATTGGCCGAGCGACTCCCTGTCAGAGCGCGGCACCCGCCAAGGCACGATAAAAGTACCCGGCGGATTCGCTCAGGATATCTACGACGCCTGGCACGGTACTTATTGGGACCCGGCCAAAGTGACAGTACCCGTATTAATTACACGCGGAGATTACGACCATGTTTTAACCCCGCGCGAAGACACCGACTGGTTATACAGCCACCTGACTAACGCCCCCAGTAAGCGCTCGGTGTTAATTGATAAAGGCACGCACGCCATGTTGTTTGAAAAGAAGCGTTTTGAACTGTATCGCGAAGTTCAAGTATTCCTCGACGGACCCTATACCCCGCTTGCACTGACCTGCAATTTCTGCGGCGGCCGCAATTAA
- a CDS encoding isocitrate lyase/PEP mutase family protein, with amino-acid sequence MNASKRFNDLHRPDSPLFVMPNAWCEGSARLIEQLGYPSVGTTSAGIAFTRGYRDSSPAMDDEMKFEALDRIVRAVQIPVSADLENGLARTPEGVESNFRRISDMGCGGASIEDIADYSNPKAPVFYCVEQACERVGAACEAVRTRNPHFVVTARTDYLLGQNDYSLSEVIKRLVAFEAAGADCLFAPGLRSMEDLKTVQSELFKPINVLPAPRMTIDRLRAAGIQRVSLGSSLFRAAYKQISMVLAELDQLTGLDYMQRALPLEHLDKVMR; translated from the coding sequence ATGAATGCGAGCAAACGATTCAACGACTTACACCGGCCTGACAGCCCACTCTTCGTGATGCCCAACGCGTGGTGCGAGGGGAGTGCGCGTCTGATCGAGCAACTGGGTTATCCGAGTGTGGGGACCACCAGCGCGGGCATTGCCTTTACGCGCGGGTACCGCGACTCGTCGCCCGCCATGGACGACGAAATGAAGTTCGAGGCACTGGACCGCATCGTGCGCGCGGTCCAGATTCCTGTGAGCGCAGACCTTGAAAACGGTCTGGCAAGAACGCCGGAAGGGGTGGAAAGCAATTTTCGACGTATCTCGGACATGGGCTGCGGCGGCGCGTCCATCGAGGACATCGCCGATTACAGCAACCCGAAAGCGCCGGTCTTCTATTGCGTCGAGCAAGCCTGCGAGCGCGTAGGCGCGGCGTGTGAGGCAGTACGCACCCGCAATCCCCATTTCGTCGTGACCGCACGCACTGATTACCTGCTTGGGCAGAACGACTATTCATTGAGTGAAGTCATCAAGCGACTGGTGGCTTTTGAAGCGGCGGGCGCCGATTGCCTGTTCGCGCCCGGGTTGCGCAGCATGGAAGACCTGAAGACTGTGCAGAGCGAGTTGTTCAAACCGATCAACGTCCTGCCGGCGCCGCGCATGACCATCGACCGTTTGCGGGCGGCTGGCATTCAACGGGTCAGCCTGGGCAGCTCGCTCTTTCGCGCGGCCTATAAGCAAATCTCGATGGTGTTGGCAGAGCTGGATCAACTGACCGGACTGGATTATATGCAGCGGGCGCTGCCGTTGGAGCATCTGGACAAGGTCATGCGTTGA
- a CDS encoding cupin domain-containing protein: MSNPIIVLRDTTPLPVVDACKWERIGGDPHTVNLNAYTSADGEKIMGTWICTPGKWYVEYVKWEYCDFQEGYCIITPEGKDPIHLKAGDKFIIEPGMKGTWEVVETVRKYFVFA; this comes from the coding sequence ATGAGCAACCCGATCATCGTTCTTCGCGACACCACGCCACTGCCCGTCGTCGACGCCTGCAAATGGGAACGCATCGGCGGCGACCCGCACACTGTCAACCTCAACGCCTACACCAGTGCCGACGGTGAAAAGATCATGGGCACCTGGATCTGCACACCGGGCAAATGGTATGTGGAATACGTGAAGTGGGAATACTGCGACTTCCAGGAAGGCTATTGCATCATCACCCCGGAAGGCAAAGACCCGATTCACCTGAAAGCCGGTGACAAGTTCATCATCGAACCGGGCATGAAAGGCACGTGGGAAGTCGTGGAAACCGTGCGCAAGTATTTCGTGTTTGCGTGA
- a CDS encoding LysR substrate-binding domain-containing protein codes for MHFDLIDLKLFLNVTEAGNITAGAAHSHLSLASASARIRGLESSLGIALLERGRRGVTPTAAGKALAQHARLILQQVERLQADLTDYAQGFKGQIRLLCNTSALSEHLPERLADFLARHPNIDLHLEEHPSLRILHAVRHGTADIGIISDAVDASDLQTVPFCTDPLTLIMPANHPLADHDSLRFSQTLHHEFVGLGVNSAMAIYLEEQALHLGRRLKTRVRAESFDGVMRMVVRGAGLGVVPQAAVERFQQADQLKSVPLSDRWADRTLLLCAPDFGRLPEYINALLRHLTPETAFLGTPMSSSDN; via the coding sequence ATGCATTTCGACCTGATTGACCTGAAGCTTTTCCTCAACGTGACCGAGGCCGGCAACATCACGGCGGGTGCCGCGCACAGTCATCTGTCTCTGGCCTCGGCCAGCGCGCGGATTCGAGGGCTGGAATCTTCACTGGGCATCGCGCTGCTCGAACGTGGCAGGCGCGGGGTAACGCCGACCGCCGCAGGCAAGGCCCTGGCCCAACATGCACGGCTGATTCTGCAGCAGGTCGAACGCCTGCAAGCCGACCTCACCGACTACGCGCAAGGCTTCAAGGGTCAGATTCGCCTGCTGTGCAACACGTCTGCGCTGAGTGAACACCTGCCCGAACGTCTGGCCGACTTTCTCGCCCGTCATCCCAACATCGACCTCCATCTGGAAGAACACCCCAGCCTGCGTATTCTGCATGCGGTGCGTCACGGCACGGCTGACATCGGCATCATTTCCGACGCGGTCGACGCCAGCGACCTGCAAACCGTACCGTTCTGCACTGACCCGCTGACGCTGATCATGCCGGCGAACCATCCACTGGCCGATCACGACAGCCTGCGCTTCAGTCAGACGCTGCACCACGAGTTCGTCGGGCTTGGGGTCAACAGTGCCATGGCGATTTACCTCGAAGAACAGGCGTTGCACCTGGGCCGTCGACTGAAAACCCGCGTGCGCGCGGAGAGCTTCGACGGGGTGATGCGCATGGTCGTGCGTGGCGCCGGTCTGGGTGTCGTGCCTCAAGCGGCCGTCGAGCGCTTTCAGCAAGCCGACCAACTGAAAAGCGTGCCGCTGAGCGACCGGTGGGCCGACCGTACACTGCTGCTGTGCGCGCCTGATTTCGGCCGACTGCCTGAATACATCAATGCGTTGCTGCGCCATTTGACCCCGGAAACTGCGTTTCTGGGCACACCGATGTCGAGCTCAGACAACTGA
- a CDS encoding sulfite exporter TauE/SafE family protein, with protein MTTFFSLYQNIGWSLTALVLFAFLLAGTVKGVIGMGLPTVAMGLLGMAMLPTQAAALLLIPSTFTNVWQLAAGGHLRSSLRRLWPLLVMIAVGTGLGSYGLGMGGAHSMGRALGGALFVYALCGLFLHTLKVPPQVEPWLGPLCGLITGLITSATGVFVIPAVPYIQGLGLDRNQLVQALGLSFTVSSLALGAGLFWNGALGGAEMTASLLAVVPALIGMMLGQWLRQRISASLFKRVFFVGMALLGLHLLISG; from the coding sequence ATGACTACCTTTTTCTCGCTGTACCAAAACATCGGCTGGAGCCTGACTGCTCTGGTGTTGTTCGCCTTCCTGCTGGCGGGCACCGTCAAGGGTGTGATCGGCATGGGCCTGCCCACCGTCGCCATGGGGTTACTTGGCATGGCTATGTTGCCGACACAGGCTGCCGCGTTGCTGTTGATTCCTTCGACCTTTACCAATGTCTGGCAACTGGCGGCAGGCGGGCACTTGCGCAGTTCACTGAGGCGCCTGTGGCCGTTGCTGGTCATGATCGCGGTGGGGACGGGATTGGGTTCTTACGGATTGGGAATGGGCGGTGCGCATTCGATGGGACGTGCGCTCGGTGGCGCGTTGTTTGTCTATGCGCTGTGCGGTTTGTTTCTGCACACGCTCAAGGTGCCGCCTCAAGTTGAGCCTTGGCTGGGCCCGCTGTGCGGGTTGATCACCGGACTCATCACCTCGGCCACCGGTGTGTTCGTGATTCCCGCCGTGCCTTATATCCAAGGGCTGGGACTGGACCGCAATCAACTGGTGCAGGCGCTGGGCCTGTCCTTCACCGTGTCCAGCCTGGCGTTGGGCGCCGGGCTGTTCTGGAATGGCGCACTGGGTGGCGCCGAAATGACCGCCTCGCTACTGGCGGTGGTCCCTGCGCTGATCGGCATGATGCTCGGTCAATGGTTGCGCCAGCGCATCAGCGCGTCGCTGTTCAAGCGCGTGTTCTTTGTAGGCATGGCCCTGTTGGGCCTGCATCTGTTGATCAGCGGCTGA
- a CDS encoding NAD(P)H-dependent oxidoreductase, whose product MKKILFINGGKQFAHSEGRYNATLHDAALAFTDRAGFDVKQTFIDGGYDVAEEVQKFLWADVIVWQMPGWWMGAPWTVKKYIDEVFTEGYGSLYANDGRTRSDNSQKYGSGGLLQGKQYMISATWNAPQQAFDDPTDFFEAKGVDAVYFPFHKANQFLGMTGLPTFLAVDVMKVPNIEADVKRYEAHLASVFGC is encoded by the coding sequence ATGAAAAAAATCCTGTTCATCAATGGCGGCAAACAATTCGCTCACTCTGAAGGTCGTTACAACGCCACCTTGCACGACGCTGCATTGGCCTTCACCGACCGCGCGGGTTTCGATGTGAAACAGACCTTCATCGACGGTGGTTACGACGTCGCCGAAGAAGTGCAGAAGTTTCTCTGGGCCGACGTCATTGTCTGGCAGATGCCAGGCTGGTGGATGGGCGCGCCGTGGACGGTGAAAAAGTACATCGATGAGGTGTTCACCGAAGGCTATGGCAGCCTGTACGCAAACGATGGCCGCACCCGCTCAGACAACTCGCAGAAGTACGGCAGCGGTGGGTTGCTGCAAGGCAAGCAATACATGATTTCGGCGACCTGGAACGCACCGCAGCAGGCGTTCGACGACCCGACCGACTTCTTCGAAGCCAAGGGCGTGGACGCTGTCTACTTCCCGTTCCACAAAGCGAATCAGTTCCTCGGCATGACCGGTCTGCCGACTTTCCTTGCCGTAGACGTGATGAAAGTGCCGAACATTGAAGCCGACGTGAAACGCTACGAGGCGCATCTGGCGTCGGTCTTCGGGTGCTGA
- a CDS encoding alpha/beta fold hydrolase yields MIVFNSRRALRQTLAIAALTAACATLNAQAGTPPPAPSNTHGYTHQTAPTQFIDVDGAHLAYRRFGKTGGVPLVFLQHFVGNLDSWDPKVIDGFARDREVILFDNAGVASSSGEVPKTIEDMARFAAGLLQALGVKKADLLGFSMGSLIAQQVALDHPDVVRRLILVGSSPRGGVGMASLTPEFQGYLAKKREVPDELLLDVFFTPSAASQAAGREFLTRLRARTVNRDIDVSSQTAPAQATAIAGWGAPSEHATDYLKAIKQPTLVVAGSNDIVFYTVNDVTLQHNLPNAQLVIYPDSNHGAIYQYPDLFVSHATLFLNGVK; encoded by the coding sequence ATGATCGTTTTCAACTCCCGTCGGGCGTTGCGCCAGACCTTGGCCATCGCCGCGCTGACAGCTGCCTGCGCAACGCTGAATGCCCAGGCCGGCACTCCACCTCCTGCACCCAGCAACACCCACGGTTACACCCACCAAACCGCCCCGACACAGTTCATCGACGTCGATGGCGCTCATCTGGCCTACCGCCGGTTCGGCAAGACAGGCGGCGTGCCTTTGGTGTTCCTTCAGCATTTCGTCGGCAACCTGGACAGCTGGGACCCGAAAGTCATCGACGGCTTCGCCCGCGATCGCGAAGTCATCCTCTTCGACAACGCAGGCGTCGCCAGCTCAAGCGGTGAAGTGCCGAAGACCATCGAGGACATGGCCAGATTCGCCGCCGGGCTGCTCCAGGCGCTGGGCGTGAAAAAAGCGGACCTGCTCGGTTTCTCGATGGGCAGTCTGATTGCTCAGCAGGTTGCTCTCGATCACCCGGACGTCGTGCGCCGCCTGATTCTGGTCGGCTCATCGCCCCGTGGCGGTGTCGGCATGGCGTCGCTGACCCCGGAATTCCAGGGTTATCTGGCGAAGAAACGAGAGGTGCCTGACGAACTGTTGCTCGATGTCTTCTTCACGCCGAGCGCTGCAAGCCAGGCCGCAGGGCGAGAGTTCCTGACCCGGCTGCGAGCCCGCACCGTGAATCGCGATATCGACGTCAGCAGCCAGACGGCCCCGGCACAGGCAACGGCCATCGCCGGCTGGGGCGCGCCATCCGAGCACGCAACTGACTACCTCAAAGCGATCAAGCAACCGACACTGGTGGTCGCAGGCAGCAACGACATCGTGTTCTACACCGTCAACGACGTCACCCTGCAGCACAACCTGCCGAACGCGCAGTTGGTGATCTATCCGGACTCCAACCATGGAGCGATCTACCAATACCCAGACCTGTTCGTCAGCCACGCCACACTGTTCCTTAACGGCGTGAAGTAA
- a CDS encoding glutathione S-transferase family protein, with product MKVFDIPGFPNPLRVRIALAEKGLASKVEFITIDLPAAEHKQPAFLAINPLGTVPVLQLDDGTHISECTAITEYLDNQDGNPVLTGKTPKEKAIIHMMQRRAESELENPIGFYFHHATPGLGAALQPYKSPDWEGRVEWGNRQREKAVAGMRYFDDVLRSQPYVAGDHFSMADITVYAGLVFAGFAAIAIPEECTALVAWQAKVQERPSVKNPA from the coding sequence ATGAAAGTTTTCGATATTCCCGGTTTCCCCAATCCACTTCGCGTCCGGATCGCCCTTGCTGAAAAAGGCCTGGCGTCCAAAGTCGAATTCATCACGATTGATCTGCCTGCGGCGGAGCACAAACAACCGGCGTTTCTAGCCATCAATCCCTTGGGCACCGTCCCCGTGTTGCAACTCGACGACGGCACCCACATCTCTGAATGCACCGCCATCACCGAATACCTCGACAACCAGGACGGCAACCCGGTCCTCACCGGTAAAACACCGAAGGAAAAGGCCATCATCCACATGATGCAGCGGCGGGCAGAGTCCGAACTGGAAAACCCGATCGGCTTTTACTTCCACCATGCCACGCCTGGCTTGGGCGCAGCGCTGCAACCGTACAAGAGCCCCGATTGGGAAGGCCGTGTCGAGTGGGGCAATCGTCAGCGCGAGAAAGCCGTTGCGGGCATGAGGTACTTCGATGACGTGCTACGCAGCCAGCCTTATGTGGCAGGTGATCACTTCTCCATGGCCGACATCACCGTGTACGCCGGACTGGTGTTCGCAGGCTTTGCCGCCATCGCCATTCCCGAAGAATGCACAGCTCTGGTGGCCTGGCAAGCGAAGGTCCAAGAACGCCCAAGCGTAAAAAATCCGGCCTGA
- a CDS encoding TetR/AcrR family transcriptional regulator: protein MTTDTRETIMAAARKMVQTRGYNGLSFRELAKEVGIKSASIHYHFPTKGDLGQALAKRYTEDGLAYLTGLRADSDDLNLWMKGYTEIFRMALVNDNRMCLCGIMAAEYDDLPLEVRAEVDAFTDVNVRWLSDVLSICRPQLSDDEKQQQALAIYAAVEGAQLVARGRDDIGVFDATVQAYRTAGLLP from the coding sequence GTGACGACGGATACCCGTGAAACGATCATGGCGGCTGCCCGAAAAATGGTGCAGACCCGCGGCTACAACGGCTTGAGCTTTCGTGAGCTGGCAAAAGAGGTCGGCATCAAGAGCGCGAGCATTCACTACCATTTCCCCACCAAGGGCGATCTGGGGCAGGCCCTCGCCAAGCGATACACCGAAGACGGTCTGGCGTACCTGACGGGATTGCGCGCGGATTCTGATGACCTGAATCTGTGGATGAAGGGCTACACCGAGATTTTTCGTATGGCCTTGGTCAATGACAACCGAATGTGCCTCTGCGGAATCATGGCCGCCGAGTACGACGACTTGCCTCTAGAAGTTCGAGCAGAAGTGGACGCCTTCACCGACGTCAACGTGCGCTGGCTGAGTGACGTCTTGTCCATTTGCCGCCCTCAACTTTCGGATGATGAAAAACAGCAGCAGGCGTTGGCGATCTATGCCGCTGTGGAAGGCGCGCAACTCGTTGCACGAGGACGGGATGACATCGGAGTCTTTGATGCCACCGTCCAGGCATACCGGACGGCAGGCCTGTTGCCTTGA
- a CDS encoding LysR family transcriptional regulator, whose translation MKARSDELQVFVSVIESGSISAAAEQIGQTPSAISRTLSRLEAKLDTTLINRTTRRMDLTEEGKFFLERAKQILGQMEELEERMSHRQQTPSGRLRINAASPFMLHSIVPYVAEFRSLYPDIQLELNSNDLIIDLLEQSTDVAIRIGALADSTLHARSLGTSPLNILASPDYLKEHGTPKTVEALSGHSLLGFTQTETLNHWPLRHADGDRLFIHPTVSASSGETLRQLALAGEGIVCLSHFMTHEDIRSGRLKVILPQANSGYRQPIHAVYYRNSQLALRIQCFLDFIQQKLANYAA comes from the coding sequence GTGAAAGCCAGATCCGATGAGTTACAGGTGTTCGTGTCGGTCATTGAAAGCGGGTCGATTTCGGCCGCTGCCGAGCAGATTGGCCAGACGCCGTCGGCCATCAGTCGCACCTTGTCGCGACTGGAAGCCAAGCTCGACACCACGCTGATCAACCGCACGACACGCCGTATGGACCTGACCGAAGAGGGCAAGTTTTTCCTGGAGCGGGCCAAGCAGATTCTGGGGCAGATGGAAGAGCTGGAAGAACGCATGTCGCATCGGCAGCAGACGCCCTCCGGGCGTTTGCGGATCAACGCCGCGTCGCCGTTCATGCTGCATTCCATCGTCCCGTACGTGGCTGAGTTCCGGTCGTTGTACCCGGACATTCAGCTGGAGCTGAACAGCAACGACCTGATCATCGACCTGCTTGAACAAAGCACGGACGTGGCGATTCGCATCGGTGCGTTGGCGGACTCGACCCTGCACGCGCGCTCGCTGGGTACCAGCCCGTTGAACATCCTCGCCAGCCCCGATTACCTGAAAGAACACGGGACGCCCAAGACCGTTGAGGCGTTGAGCGGGCATTCCTTGTTGGGGTTCACGCAGACGGAAACACTCAACCACTGGCCGTTGCGCCATGCGGATGGTGATCGCCTGTTCATTCATCCGACCGTGTCCGCGTCCAGCGGCGAAACCTTGCGTCAGCTGGCGTTGGCAGGCGAGGGCATCGTCTGCCTGTCGCACTTCATGACCCACGAGGACATCCGCTCGGGACGTCTGAAGGTCATCCTGCCGCAGGCCAACAGCGGCTATCGCCAGCCGATTCACGCGGTGTACTACCGCAACTCGCAACTGGCGCTGAGGATCCAGTGTTTTCTGGATTTCATTCAGCAGAAGCTGGCGAATTATGCGGCGTGA